In one Brienomyrus brachyistius isolate T26 chromosome 7, BBRACH_0.4, whole genome shotgun sequence genomic region, the following are encoded:
- the tia1 gene encoding nucleolysin TIA-1 has product MMEDEQPKTLYVGNLSRDVTEALILQLFSQIGPCKSCKMIVDTAGNDPYCFVEFYEHRHAAASLAAMNGRKIMGKEVKVNWATTPSSQKKDTSNHFHVFVGDLSPEITTDDIKAAFAPFGRISDARVVKDMATGKSKGYGFVSFFNKWDAENAIQQMGGQWLGGRQIRTNWATRKPPAPKTTYESNTKHLSFEEVVNQSSPSNCTVYCGGVTSGLTEQLMRQTFSPFGQIMEIRVFPDKGYSFVRFNSHEGAAHAIVSVNGTSIEGHVVKCYWGKETTDMVNPMQQAQVPQQNKVGFAAQPYGQWGQWYGNAQQISQYVPNGWQVPTYGVYGQAWNQQGFNHIQPGAGWTGVGAVSNGAVVEPAQGVNGSVLANQSGMGTTGYHTH; this is encoded by the exons ATGATGGAAGACGAACAGCCCAAGACTCT GTACGTGGGGAACCTGTCCCGCGATGTAACGGAGGCACTCATCCTGCAGCTCTTCAGTCAGATCGGCCCATGCAAGAGCTGTAAAATGATTGTAGAT ACGGCTGGTAATGATCCCTACTGCTTTGTGGAGTTCTACGAGCACCGGCATGCCGCTGCGTCACTAGCTGCCATGAACGGACGTAAAATAATGGGTAAG GAGGTTAAGGTCAACTGGGCCACCACACCGAGCAGCCAGAAAAAAGACACAAGCA ATCACTTCCATGTGTTCGTTGGGGACCTCAGCCCAGAGATCACCACCGATGACATCAAAGCAGCCTTCGCACCATTTGGCAGGATATC TGATGCCCGTGTGGTGAAAGACATGGCCACAGGGAAATCCAAGGGCTACGGCTTTGTGTCCTTCTTTAACAAATGG GATGCAGAGAACGCCATCCAGCAGATGGGTGGGCAGTGGTTGGGCGGCAGACAAATCCGGACCAACTGGGCCACGAGAAAGCCCCCCGCTCCCAAAACCACCTACGAGA GTAACACCAAGCACCTGTCTTTTGAGGAGGTGGTGAACCAGTCGAGCCCCAGTAATTGCACTGTGTACTGTGGAGGTGTCACCTCTGGCCTCACTG AGCAACTGATgagacaaaccttctccccttTTGGACAAATAATGGAAATCAGAGTTTTTCCAGACAAAGGTTATTCATTTGTGAG GTTCAATTCCCACGAGGGGGCGGCACACGCCATCGTCTCTGTGAACGGCACCTCGATAGAGGGCCACGTGGTGAAGTGTTACTGGGGGAAGGAGACCACAGACATGGTGAACCCCATGCAGCAAGCCCAAGTGCCCCAG CAGAACAAGGTGGGCTTTGCTGCCCAGCCCTAtggccagtggggccagtggtATGGCAACGCCCAGCAGATCAGCCAGTACGTGCCCAATGGCTGGCAGGTGCCCACCTATGGCGTCTATGGGCAAGCATGGAACCAGCAGGGCTTCAA tcacatacagcCAGGTGCTGGGTGGACGGGCGTTGGTGCAGTCAGTAACGGCGCCGTGGTGGAACCCGCACAGGGAGTGAATGGCAGCGTGCTAGCGAACCAGTCGGGCATGGGCACCACGGGATACCACACACACTGA